The Campylobacter sp. genome contains the following window.
AGGCTCATCAAACGCCACCAACGAACCCCAGGATAAAAATAGCACGATAAGCATAGTTTTTGCTATGGGGCTAGGAGGTATGAGCCAGGCGCCCTTTTGCACGGTTTTATAAGAGGCTTTGCTTTTAAAAACCATGCTTTTTAAAATAGCAAGCCCAAACAGTAAAAGATTTATGCCGAATATCAAATATAAAAATATCATGCCGCCGCCTTAAATTTAGATATTTTTAGCGTTAAATTAAGCTCAAGCATTTTGCTCGGCTGCTTTAGCTTTTGAAATTTCAGCGAGCTTTTCTGATATAAAATTTTGCAAAAAATCTATATCCTTTTGTGCATACAAATATCCCGCCCCGAATTTAACGCCGCTAATTTTGCCTCGTATGCTGATTATTTTTACGCCTCTTATAAACCATGTGGCGTAGTTCATCTCATCAAAGTATATCTTTTCCGTATGCCTAAACGGCAGAACCTCCCATTCTTTGCAGATGCCGCTTTTATCTATTCTGATTCCTTTTTGAATTAGCACGATAAATGAAAAAATTATGGCGCAGACAGATATGATTTTGCCGAGTATTAGTCTAGGCTCGCTTATTTGCAGATATCCATCCACACATCTGGGATCGCCTTCTTCGAAGCATCTTAAATTTATGCCTGCCGCTTTGTATTCCTGCGAGCAAATTTTATCGTGAGTGTAAAAGCAGGGTATCGGATTACCGTTGTGTTTTGCTGCATTCGAGCTGGATAGGGTGATTACGCCAAGGCTTAAGCACATTATAAACATCTGCATTTTTAAGAGCGGATCGGTGGAGATAAACAGAGTTCCGTGATCTACGGTTTTGAATGATCTGTTTTTATCAAGCAATGAAACAAGAAGGCAAAAGCCTATCGTAACATAAAGGATTATCGAAGCAAACTCGGCTATACTTTGCGACATAATAATGACCTTGTTTTTTTGGATTACGCAAGCTCGCGACTTTGGCAATTTTAGCGCAAAATTTCTAAATTTACGAGATTTTGAGCGCGCTTTTTATAAATCGCGATTAGAATTTTATCTCGCTAGCGTGATCTTACCGCGCGAAAGGCGGATTAAATTTTTGGCTTTGAGAACCTAAAGCGCGCGGTTTATTACGTTGCGCGAGGTGCCTAGGCGCTCTTGCGATGCCATAACGCGCCTAAAATTTCGCAGCCTAAATCTTAATGATAATTATCTAAATATTTAAAATCGCGCAATATAATTGCGAGCCTCAATCAAATAAAGATTAAATTTATCTCGCAAGGATCTACAATGAGCTCGCTTTTGAAGCGCAATAAAATTTTGTTTAACGTCCATCTTATTTTGTCGATCGTTTTTTCTATCCCGCTGCTTATCATTGGCGTTACGGGCGCGATTTTATCGTATCAGCACGAGTTTGAGGCGCTAATAAACGCGGGCTCTAAAAAGATCGAAAAAACGGGCGAAATGCAAAGCGTGGAAAAAATTCTGCAAAGCTTTAGCGAGCAAACGGGCGCTAAGCAGCCCGTAAGGCTCGTCGTGCCAAAAAGCGATGACGAAGCCTTCGTCGTTTACGCAAATAGAAATGATGCGTATCTAGTCGATCCGTACACCGCGCAGATCATCGGCAAGGATCGCGGCACGGGCTTTGTGCTAACGGTGATGTCTCTGCACCGAAATTTGGGTTTAGCGCTAAGCGGCAACAAAACTGCAGGCGAGGTCGGTAAACAGATCGTAGGCGCGAGTGTCGTGGCGATGATACTGCTCGTAATAAGCGGCGTCTGGCTGCATTTCCCAAGGCTTAGGCGCAAATTTATCGAAGCTATAAAGCCAAATTTTAAACTCAAAAAATACGCTCTTTTTTATAACCTACACACGAGCCTAGGCTCGCTAAGTGCAGTGATTTACCTGCTTATCTGCTTAACCGGGCTTAACTGGTCGTATAGCTGGTATAACGATGCCGTGATGAAGCTTTTCGTAAGTTCGCAAAATTTACCGCAAGCTAGCGCGCCTAAAGCCGCCGCCGCTTCTAAAGATCACGCCGCCGCACCTGCTAAAGAGGAGGGCAAAAAGCCCGCTATGTATAAATTTAGCGACGCGCAGAGGGCTTATGAGATATTCAGATCAAGTGGCATAGAGTATAAAGAATTTACCCTAATGCTCGCAGCCGGAGATAAGATCGGTGTCAGGTATTATGAGCCCGACGCGCCCGCTACCGCCCGTCCAAAAGGCGCGAGCGTGAAGCTAAAGGAGGGAAAGGTCGCGGAGCAGAAGCAGACGGACGGTATCACCGTGGGCGAGTTTAAAGACGCGAACTATCAGCTTCACACGGGCTATTTTTTCGGGCTCGCGGGTAAAATTTTATGGTCGCTCGTTTCGCTTTGTATGGCGCTTTTTATCTTTAGCGGCTTTTATATGACGGCAAAAAGGGCGTTTAAGTCAGAAAAGCTCAGCTAAATTTTACTTTGGCGATAGAGGTGCGACGAGCGGCGCAAGAGAGCCAAATATCTACGAATCATTGAGATGAAATTTTCCGAAGCGGATCAAGAAAAGCCCTGATTTAACGATATTTGAGGCATACTAAAATTATCGTAGATTAAGTCTTAAGGCTATATTGCTCGTGCATTTTACTATAGCTTACTTTTAAATTTTGCGATCTCGGCTTTATCGATTTGGGTAGACATGATTTTATTTAGCTTCGTTTCGTTCGCCTGAGCAAAACAAGCTTTGTCGATTCTGCCTTTTTGGAAATCTTGGTCTAATTTCGTTTTTAAACGTTTAAAAATTTCTTCTTTTGAGCCGATACTGATTAGTTTGTAGATCTCTTTTTCGTCGGTTAAAATTTTATTCTTATCGCTATTTCTATCAATGGCGATAATATTAATTTTATCCCCGAAATGCTCTTTTAGCTTTTTTAAACCGCTCGGCAAGTTGCCTTGGATGCTAGACATAACTTCAATACTTCCGCCGCGCCCATATTCGTTAAAGCGCTTAAAAGTATTGTCTAAAGCTTTTTCGGGCTCTATATGCACCGCAGCAATTGTAACGTCTAATCTCTTTTGCAAGCATTGCTCTATTTTTGGGATAGTCGGCGCCGGGTTTGCCAACTGCCCTTCAAAAATAAGTTTAACTTTATCATCGCTCATAAAATTTTTAACCGAGGTTGTTTTTCCGGCTCCAGGAATTCCGGTGATGAAAATTGCTTTGGTTTTATTAGGTTCATCGCGCTTCAGAACCTCTTCAAACTGCGTCGCCGCCAAAACAGCGGAGGAATTATGTATCGCGTCATTTACTAGAGCCCTATTTTCTTTTGCTTCAAAGCAAGGAAAAAGTTCTTTGAATGTATCGGAACAAATATAACGACCACCCGTGGTATTAGGGTGCTCATTATATTCTTTTAAAAAATTTTTTAAAGAATTTTTAGCAAGGACAATCGCTTCGTCTTGAATTTTTATCAATTCGGCATTAGAGCTGAAATCAATCTTTTTTATTGCGCCTACTAACTTTGATTGGCTATTTCTTATACCTGCTTGTCGTATTCTTTCAATACTCTTTTTTGGAGCACCGCGATAAAGTTGCTTTTCTATTTTCTTGCGATATTCAGCGTCGTTTTCCATTCGCGTTAAATGATCGCTCACGCCCTGCCACATTTTCATCTCTTCTTCTGTTAAAGCCATTTCAAGTCCTTTCTAAGAAATTTGTAGTATTTTAATACATTCTAATTATAGCATTTATCTTTCTTATAATTATGCAACAAATGTATATTGGGCTGCAGAAATACACTTTTAAGTTATATGGGATATTACTACGATAAAAAAGAGAAAACAATAAAACAAATATCGAATAATGAGCGATAAATGAAGGATATAACTAAATTTTACCTTCGCGGCAAGAGCGGTAAATTTATAAAATTTTACCTCGCTAGCGAAGATGATAAAATTTAAATTTACCCGCCATGACTGCTTAAAATCCCATATTTAGCGTTATTTGCCTCTTGCGCCGCGAGTGATCATCAAGGATTGCTCGTAGAAAATTAGCAGCGTTATCGAGACGCCCGTGCCGAGCGCCAGTGAGATCGAGATCGTGGCAAGGGCGTTATCGAAAAACGAGATGAGGTGGGCGAGCTTCTGCTGCGCGCCCGCGGCTTTGATATAAGAAAACAGCGCCAAAACCGCCTTGTAGGCGTAGATGCCAGGTATCATCGGAAGCAGCGCAGGAAAGGCGATAATCTCTGCGGGCACCTTGAGGCGCTTGGCGCAAAGCATCCCCAAAACACCGATCAGAAACGACGCAAAAAGCGTCGCGGCGGCGATCGAAAAAATTTGGCTCTGTATCAGCAAAAACCTGCACGAATGCGCAACCGCCGCAAGCAGCGCCGAGAAGGCGAGCGTCTTTTTAGGCGGC
Protein-coding sequences here:
- a CDS encoding PepSY domain-containing protein — encoded protein: MSSLLKRNKILFNVHLILSIVFSIPLLIIGVTGAILSYQHEFEALINAGSKKIEKTGEMQSVEKILQSFSEQTGAKQPVRLVVPKSDDEAFVVYANRNDAYLVDPYTAQIIGKDRGTGFVLTVMSLHRNLGLALSGNKTAGEVGKQIVGASVVAMILLVISGVWLHFPRLRRKFIEAIKPNFKLKKYALFYNLHTSLGSLSAVIYLLICLTGLNWSYSWYNDAVMKLFVSSQNLPQASAPKAAAASKDHAAAPAKEEGKKPAMYKFSDAQRAYEIFRSSGIEYKEFTLMLAAGDKIGVRYYEPDAPATARPKGASVKLKEGKVAEQKQTDGITVGEFKDANYQLHTGYFFGLAGKILWSLVSLCMALFIFSGFYMTAKRAFKSEKLS
- a CDS encoding threonine/serine exporter family protein, with translation MALLVFKDACFAAAAGLGFAYACMPPKKTLAFSALLAAVAHSCRFLLIQSQIFSIAAATLFASFLIGVLGMLCAKRLKVPAEIIAFPALLPMIPGIYAYKAVLALFSYIKAAGAQQKLAHLISFFDNALATISISLALGTGVSITLLIFYEQSLMITRGARGK